TCGCCGATTCGAAATACGACGCTTTTAATGTTGTTAACACAAATACATTTATTGTAAACATGGGACAATATTCTGATTTTAGAATTGAAAATGTTAATAGCAGTTTAGAATTGAACCTCCGTTACGGAAATTGTAAAATTGATAATGTATCTAAAGATTTTAAATCTATTACGGTTGATAATCAGTATGTAGCCAGTAAAATTGCAATTGAGGAAGGAGCCTCATACTCGCTCGAGGCTGAAACAAAATATTGCGGTATTAACTACCCCGATAATGCTCAGGTAATTCAGAAAATTGTTGATAATTCTGAAACTTCGCTAAAAGTTATAGTAGGTAATTCTAACGAAGCCAAAGGAAAAGTTAAAATTAGCAGCCAATACGGAAACGTAAGTTTACGATAATAAAATTTCACAAACAGAAACCTCTCTCATGATATGAAAGAGGTTTTTTTATGCTTTTTCCCTACTATTACTAAAAAAATGGTAATTAAATCGATACAGATAATTCATATTATTGTAATTTTAACCCTTAAACAATAACAAAACTGAAAATGACTGTTGCTGAAAAAATAAACGCCCTGCGTTTTTTAATGAATGAAAAAAACATTCATGCCTATATTATAACCAGTTCGGACCCGCACATGAGCGAGTATGTTCCATACAGATGGACAAGCCGAAAATGGATTTCTGGCTTTACTGGATCAGCAGGAACGGTTATAGTTACTGAAAACAAAGCCGGATTGTGGACCGATTCAAGATATTTTTTACAAGCTGAAAAGCAGTTAAAAGATAGTAATATAAGCCTTTTTAAGATGGGTACTGCAAACACTCCATCGCCTTTCGAATGGCTAGCTCAAGAACTACCTGTTGATGCAAATGTTGGTTTTGATGGTACATGTTTCTCGGTTACACAAACCAGAGATTTAAAACATAAACTTGGCAATCTCGATATTCACATAATAGAAGAATACGATTTGGTTGGAGAAATTTGGAAAGACAGACCTGCTCTTCCTAATGGAGTTATTTTCGATCATGAATTAAAATATTCGGGTAATACCCGATATTCGAAGCTTACAAAAATCCGTAAAGAGATGCTTGCTTCGGATTGCAATTACCATTTTGTTGGTAGCATGGACGATGTAGCCTGGATTTTTAACTTAAGAGGAAGCGATGTAGACTACAATCCACTTGCTTTAGCTTATGGGGTAATTGGTAAGGAATCGGCAACGGTTTACCTTAACGCAGAAACCATTTCACATTCTGTTGCTCAAAGTTTAAAAGAAGATGGAATATCCATAGCCAATTACGATCAAATATTTAAGGATTTGGAAGAAATTCCAGGGTCGGCAAATGTAATGCTCGATTCGAACAGGACAAATTTACGAGCTTTTAATTCTATTTCGGCTAATATTATTGAGAAAGAAAATCCATCGCAGCTATTAAAAAGCTTAAAAAACGAAGTAGAAATAAAAGGAATGAAAAATGCCATGAAAAAAGATGGTGTTGCCCTAACTCATTTCTATTATTGGCTGGAAGAAAATCTTGGAAAATTAAAAATTACCGAATTTACGGTAATGGAAAAACTAATTGAATTCAGATCTCAGCAAGAAGATTTTAAAGGAGAAAGCTTCGGAACAATTTGCGGATACAAAGATCATGGAGCGCATCCGCACTATTCTACATCCAAAGAAAGCGATGTTGAAATTAAACCAGAGGGAATGCTTTTAATTGACTCGGGAGCTCAATATTTAGATGGAACAACCGATATTACAAGAACAATTCCTTTAGGAAATTTAAACGAAGAAGAAAAATTAGATTTTACACTTGTATTAAAAGGAATGATACAATTGGCTATGGCAGTTTTTCCTGTTGGTACACGCGGTTGTAATCTAGACATTCTGGCACGTATGGATTTGTGGAAAAACTTTAGAAACTTTGGGCATGGAACTGGCCATGGAGTTGGCTGTTTTTTAAATGTACACGAAGGACCACAAAGCATTCGTCAGGAGCTAAAAGATCAGGCAATAATACCTGGAATGATTACATCTAATGAACCTGGCTTATATCGAGTTGGAAAGTATGGAATACGTCATGAAAATCTGATTCTTTGTAGAGAAGCAGAATCTTCGGAATTTGGTGATTTTCTTGATTTCGAAACAATTACTCTCTGTCATTTCGAAACAAAAGGCATTAAAACCGATATTTTAAGCCACAGCGAAAAAAACTGGCTAAACAATTATCATCAAAAAGTTTACGATATTCTTTCTCCCGAATTGGATGAGAAACACAAAGCATGGTTAAAAGATAAAACCAAAGCAATATAAAATTAGAAACGCCTCGAAATTCGAGGCGTTTTTCTTATGAATAAATTGTAGCTACAATTCTTCTTTTACCTCCTCTGTTTCGGAATTCACACAGATAAATTCCCTGCCATGTACCCAAATTTAATCGACCATTACTAATTGGAATTGATAAATCGGGTCCAATTAAGGAAGCTTTTATATGAGCTGGCATATCATCAGAACCTTCAAAAATATGAGTGTAATACTCTTCATTTTCGGGCACCAGCTTATTCATAATTGCCTCAAAATCGATACGTACAGAAGGGTCGGCATTCTCATTAATACTAAGAGCTGCCGATGTATGTTTTATAAATAAATTTACGATTCCTATTTTCGGTAAATCAGGCAATTGACTTTCAATTATTGAATCGATTAAATGATAACCTCTCGAATGAGCTGGTAGTATTATTTCTATTTGCTGTATCATTTATTAGTGCTAAGGTTTCTGCTAAAATTAATGCAAAGCTAAATTAGAGAATAGTATAAATAATAACAAACAATAATCATTAGCTTTAAAAATTAAAACTATTGCTTGGTAATAATATACTTATGCACAAAAATTCCCGCTTTTGAATTCTGTTTCGATGGCAATCTTATACAAAATACAAAAGCGGGAACCGCCTTATGATCTTCTAATATTTATTAATGTCTTATTCTTACTTTTAAATTCACAGCCTCTTTTTCAAACACTTGTTTTACATGTGCAATCATCTGGTTTTCTGTTAAATGATCTTCCGATTCGGTTTTACGAATTCGTTCATTTAAATTTGGATATTTATTCAAATATTTTGCCAAATGCACTTTTGTTTCTGCAGGTCCAAAAAGATAAATTTCATCGGCTTCTTTTAAACAGTTTGTTATGTTCTCAAAGTAATGTTTAAATTGATGTCTTCGCCTATGAGTCATTCTTTTAGCAGGATTTATAAACTGATTTCCCATTTTTGAATATGCTTTTGTTTCTCCTTTAAAGCGTACTCTGGTTTCAACTTCCGACTCAATTACTTCAACGGTGCTTTCTCCATTTTTAAGGGTAATAATGTAGGCTTTTTCGGTGTCCAACCAAACTCCAATGTTTTTTTTCATCTTCGTCTCTTTTAAATAAATAGATACTAAAAAATTAAAACGAAAGGTTTAATTTCGATAAGATAATGAGAGAAATATATCCAACTTCACCATGAAGATCATTAAAACTTATATCTCGTAAACACGAATCATTAAATCGTAAATATATAATGTCTTCTACTAGTTGGAGCTAAATTAAAATTACGAATTATTCCATCCGTTGTCAAGCACAAACTAAGAAATAAGTGTTTATTAATACCAAAATAAATCAATGGTTTATGAATAAAAATCACTAATTATTACTTTCATAATATATAGTAACAACACAATCTGCCTTCCTAAAAATATACATGTAAAACCTCATAATATTAAGATAAACAAATAAAAAAATGGAATTCAAAAACTGAATTCCATAGAACATATTCTCATTTAATATTTTTTAGCTAATTGTAAAGTATCACGATGTATTTTAATTATCAATATATTTATCAATATTACTATACAATTTTAAATCGTTCCTGCACAAAAACAAAACAAGCATCATCAATGGCATTACAAACCGCAGCATAAGCTTGTAATTTCACATTCTCCTCTCCTTCTACTTTAGCAGGATTTGGCACATCGAACACTTTTACTTCCGGATTACCTTTAATTTCGGGCAATTTTTCAGAAAATTCCTTATCGAAACATAAAACAAAATCGAATGTATTCTCATTCAAATCTGATAATAATTTTGATTTATATTCAGGAATGTCCATTACTGCTTCGGCCATAGCCTTTTGAGCTAAAATGCTAATATTTCCTTTGTTTACACCTGCACTAAACACTTTTAAATGCTTTTTACCATAGTAGTTTAGCCATTTCTCTGCCATCTGAGAACGTGCTTCGTTTTTATCACTTATTATCAATAATTTTTTCACTATAGCTTATCTTTTTATTTAATCAGACAAATGTATAAAATAGCCTTTTACCATACATGTTTGTATATAGCTAAGTTTCCTATTTTTTAGCATACTTTTCAACCTCGCTAAAAACACGCATAAAATTACCTCCCCAAATTTTATGGATATCCTCTGTAGAGTAATTTCTTTTTAATAATTCTTTTGTGATATTCATCATTTCACTTGCATCGGTACAATCTTTAAGACCTCCGCCACCATCAAAATCGGTTCCTATCCCAACATAATCTATTCCAATTAAATTTACAATATGATCGATATGATCGACCGCATCGGCAACAGTTGGTTTTTCTTTAGGATAATCGGCCTGCATCTGTCTCCATTCTGCCCAAATTTCAGTTTCTTGTTCTTTGGTCATTTTTCCTGCATTTCTATAGCGTTCTCTTAGTGCTAATTCTTTTTTGTAGCGTTCCGAGTTTTTATCAGGAGCTTTCACATAATCGTCGAGAATACACATTTGAATTACCCCACCATTTTTGGCAAGAGCTATTAACATATCGTCGCTTAAATTTCTAGGATTATTACATATTGCACGGGCACAGGAATGAGAAGCTATAACAGGTGTTTTACTTAATTTTAGAACATCATAAAAAGAACTATCCGAAACATGAGAAACATCAACCATAATCCCCAAACGGTTCATTTCTCTAAGCACTTGAGTTCCAAAATTGCTTAAACCGTTAAACTCTGGCCCTAAACGGTCGGTTGAAGAATCACAAATATCATTGTTAGAAGTATGACATAAGGTAATATACCGCACTCCTCTTTTGTAGTATCTCTCAATTTCCGATAAATTAGTACCAATGGGAAAACCATTTTCCATACCAATATAAATAGCTCGTTTTCCCTGTTTTTCAATTTCATATCCATTGGAAACACTGGTTGCTACTTTGGCCAATTCTGGATATTTCTTACAAGCAGCATAAATCGAATCAATTAATTCATCGGCTTTATTTCTGGCTGCCAAAACATTCTCTTCGGTTCTTTCTCGCTGCGAAGTAAAAGCGGCAAAGAAAATTCCATCCAAACCTCCAGCTTTCATTCTTGGAAAATCAACGCAAGTTCCTCCTGGTTTATAATCATGATAAGCCCCAATATCAAAAGTAGAATCTAACAAATGATAAGGAGTATCGACATGAGTATCGATGGTAAATGCATGATTATGAATTTTGGCTACTTTTTGATCCATACTCTGGCATGATAAAAAAGCCAGAAAAGTTAGAATTACTAAATAAGTTTTTAAGTCAAATAATTTCATAAAAAACAGTTTTACAGGATTAGAATGGTAAAGATAATTCTCTTATTTAAATAATTGATTGAATGTAGATCTTTTAAATTTTATGCAAACTATTCTTTATTTTTCAAATTGCTTTGTATATTGTTGTTTCCTATAATTCCGGATATAAAAACAATGCTAACATCCAAACTGCACCTAAAAATTATGGTTCAATCAATTTCGCGATTCATTTTAATATTATTACTATTATTTCCTCTTACATTAAAAGCTCAAAATAACAGTATTATTAAAGGCCAAATTGTCGACTCCAAAAATAATCCTATTAGTGGAGCTTATATTAAAGTTGAAAATACTTCTTTAATTACCAGTAGCGATAGTCTGGGGCAATTCTCTATTAATCTGACAAATAAAAATCAAATTGAAATTCATGTTTCTCATGTTAGTTATCTTAATTATGCAAAAAACATTACTATTAAAAGTGGTGAAATAAAAAGCATAATTATAAAATTAGATCAAAAGAAAGAACAAATTGGAGAAGTCAAAATCGAAGCTGCTCAAAATATCCGAAACAAAACTACAAGAATAAGTACTAAACATCTACAGCAAATTCCTGTGAGCAGCAGTGGTGCTGTTGAGCAATTAATTAAAAGTTTGCCTGGTGTTAATTCAAACAACGAATTAAGTTCTCAATATTCGGTAAGAGGAGGTAATTTCGATGAAAATTTAGTATACATAAACGAAATAGAAATTTACCGCCCTAATTTAATAAGATCTGGTCAGCAAGAAGGTTTAAGC
This genomic interval from uncultured Marinifilum sp. contains the following:
- a CDS encoding aminopeptidase P family protein, with the translated sequence MTVAEKINALRFLMNEKNIHAYIITSSDPHMSEYVPYRWTSRKWISGFTGSAGTVIVTENKAGLWTDSRYFLQAEKQLKDSNISLFKMGTANTPSPFEWLAQELPVDANVGFDGTCFSVTQTRDLKHKLGNLDIHIIEEYDLVGEIWKDRPALPNGVIFDHELKYSGNTRYSKLTKIRKEMLASDCNYHFVGSMDDVAWIFNLRGSDVDYNPLALAYGVIGKESATVYLNAETISHSVAQSLKEDGISIANYDQIFKDLEEIPGSANVMLDSNRTNLRAFNSISANIIEKENPSQLLKSLKNEVEIKGMKNAMKKDGVALTHFYYWLEENLGKLKITEFTVMEKLIEFRSQQEDFKGESFGTICGYKDHGAHPHYSTSKESDVEIKPEGMLLIDSGAQYLDGTTDITRTIPLGNLNEEEKLDFTLVLKGMIQLAMAVFPVGTRGCNLDILARMDLWKNFRNFGHGTGHGVGCFLNVHEGPQSIRQELKDQAIIPGMITSNEPGLYRVGKYGIRHENLILCREAESSEFGDFLDFETITLCHFETKGIKTDILSHSEKNWLNNYHQKVYDILSPELDEKHKAWLKDKTKAI
- a CDS encoding secondary thiamine-phosphate synthase enzyme YjbQ; this translates as MIQQIEIILPAHSRGYHLIDSIIESQLPDLPKIGIVNLFIKHTSAALSINENADPSVRIDFEAIMNKLVPENEEYYTHIFEGSDDMPAHIKASLIGPDLSIPISNGRLNLGTWQGIYLCEFRNRGGKRRIVATIYS
- a CDS encoding dipeptidase — protein: MKLFDLKTYLVILTFLAFLSCQSMDQKVAKIHNHAFTIDTHVDTPYHLLDSTFDIGAYHDYKPGGTCVDFPRMKAGGLDGIFFAAFTSQRERTEENVLAARNKADELIDSIYAACKKYPELAKVATSVSNGYEIEKQGKRAIYIGMENGFPIGTNLSEIERYYKRGVRYITLCHTSNNDICDSSTDRLGPEFNGLSNFGTQVLREMNRLGIMVDVSHVSDSSFYDVLKLSKTPVIASHSCARAICNNPRNLSDDMLIALAKNGGVIQMCILDDYVKAPDKNSERYKKELALRERYRNAGKMTKEQETEIWAEWRQMQADYPKEKPTVADAVDHIDHIVNLIGIDYVGIGTDFDGGGGLKDCTDASEMMNITKELLKRNYSTEDIHKIWGGNFMRVFSEVEKYAKK